From one Gracilinanus agilis isolate LMUSP501 chromosome 5, AgileGrace, whole genome shotgun sequence genomic stretch:
- the KRT3 gene encoding keratin, type II cytoskeletal 3 — MHRQVCKTSGGGSKGFSGRSAVVSGSSRMSCVARTGRTGGGVCGSRGGAGGFSSHSLYNLGGNKSICSSVAGGSRGGAFGFGGGFGSCGGGFGGGRGVGGGFGGAGGFGGAGGFGGPGGFGGVGGFGGPGGFGPGGFPGGIQEVTVNQSLLQPLNVEIDPQIGAVRTQEREQIKTLNNKFASFIDKVRFLEQQNKVLETKWDLLQQQGTNSVTGTNNLNPLFESYISNLRSVLDRLQGERGNLDGELRNMQELVEDFKKKYEDEINRRTGAENEFVTLKKDVDTAYMNKVELQARADSLMDEVNFLKALYDAELSQMQSHVSDTSVILSMDNNRCLDLNSIIVEVQAQFEEITERNKAETTDLYKSKLGELQTTAGRHGDDLKSTKSEIMELNRMIQRIRAEIENVKKQNANLQTAIAEAEQRGELALKDAQAKLQELQNALQKAKDDLARLLRDYQELMNVKLALDIEIATYRKLLEGEECRMSGEFQNPVSISVVSSTSSTSASAGGYGGGFGLAGSGGGRGSGRGSGSGFVSGGGSGFGGGSGSGSGFGGGSSSFGGGSSFGGGSGSGSGSGGRSGISGGGISTGSSRGGISSSSSSSVKYSQSSGQRSSR, encoded by the exons ATGCACAGACAAGTCTGCAAGACCTCCGGAGGTGGGAGCAAGGGCTTCTCTGGCCGCTCTGCCGTGGTCTCTGGCAGCAGCCGCATGAGCTGTGTGGCCCGAACAGGACGCACTGGCGGAGGGGTCTGTGGGTCCCGTGGTGGGGCCGGTGGCTTTAGTAGCCATAGTCTCTACAACTTGGGCGGCAACAAGAGCATCTGCAGCAGTGTGGCTGGTGGTTCCAGGGGTGGGGCCTTTGGTTTTGGAGGTGGATTTGGAAGCTGTGGAGGTGGATTTGGAGGTGGCAGGGGAGTAGGAGGTGGCTTTGGGGGGGCTGGTGGCTTTGGAGGGGCTGGTGGCTTTGGTGGCCCTGGTGGCTTTGGAGGAGTTGGTGGCTTTGGTGGCCCTGGTGGCTTTGGGCCTGGTGGCTTCCCTGGTGGGATTCAAGAAGTGACTGTCAACCAGAGCCTCCTACAGCCCCTCAATGTGGAGATTGACCCCCAGATTGGGGCTGTGAGAACCCAGGAGCGGGAGCAGATCAAGACCCTCAACAACAAGTTTGCCTCCTTCATTGACAAG GTGCGGTTCCTGGAGCAGCAGAACAAGGTCTTGGAGACCAAGTGGGACCTACTTCAGCAGCAGGGTACCAACTCTGTCACTGGCACCAACAACCTCAATCCCCTCTTTGAGAGCTACATCAGCAACCTTCGGAGTGTTCTGGATAGGCTTCAGGGGGAGCGAGGGAACCTGGATGGAGAGCTGAGGAACATGCAAGAGTTGGTGGAAGACTTCAAAAAGAA atatgaagatgaaatcaacagACGCACAGGGGCTGAAAATGAATTTGTGACTCTGAAGAAG GATGTGGACACCGCCTACATGAATAAGGTTGAGCTGCAGGCTCGGGCAGACAGCCTGATGGATGAAGTCAACTTCTTGAAGGCTCTCTATGATGCA GAACTATCCCAGATGCAGAGTCACGTGAGTGATACTTCTGTGATCCTCTCCATGGACAACAACCGCTGTCTGGACTTGAATAGCATCATTGTTGAGGTTCAAGCACAGTTTGAAGAGATCACTGAGAGGAACAAGGCAGAGACCACGGATCTGTACAAGTCCAAG CTAGGAGAGCTGCAAACCACAGCTGGAAGGCATGGTGATGACCTGAAGAGCACTAAGAGTGAGATCATGGAACTGAACAGGATGATCCAAAGGATTCGGGCTGAGATTGAGAATGTCAAGAAGCAG AATGCCAATCTGCAGACAGCCATAGCTGAAGCTGAGCAACGTGGGGAGCTGGCTCTCAAGGATGCCCAGGCTAAACTCCAGGAGCTGCAGAATGCCCTACAAAAGGCCAAGGATGACTTGGCCCGCCTGCTGCGGGACTACCAAGAACTGATGAATGTGAAGTTGGCACTGGATATTGAGATTGCTACCTACAGGAAGCTGTTGGAGGGAGAGGAGTGTAG GATGTCTGGAGAGTTCCAGAACCCTGTGAGCATCT CAGTGGTCAGCAGCACCAGCTCTACTTCAGCCTCTGCCGGTGGATACGGCGGTGGCTTCGGTCTAGCGGGCAGCGGCGGCGGCCGGGGCAGCGGCCGGGGCAGCGGCAGTGGCTTTGTCTCCGGTGGCGGCAGTGGTTTTGGCGGtggcagcggcagcggcagcggctTCGGAGGCGGCAGCAGCAGCTTCGGAGGTGGCAGCAGCTTCGGaggcggcagcggcagcggcagcggctCTGGAGGGCGCTCCGGCATCAGCGGGGGTGGGATCAGCACCGGCAGCAGCCGAGGGggcatcagcagcagcagcagcagctctgTCAAGTACTCTCAGTCATCCGGCCAGCGCTCCTCCAGATAA